In Paenibacillus protaetiae, the genomic stretch TGATCGGCATGGAGGAGCGGGCGGCAGCCGTAAACGGAACGGTAGTGGCTGACGGCAATCATGGCTTTACCGTGACGACTCTCATCCCTCGCGCCGTAAATATATGAGATTTCCCATAGTAAAGGGATGAACTTATGCACTGACGTAAGGGCATCCCTTTTTTCTATAATAAACTCAATCAAACAAACGAAGGAAGCGAGTGAATCTTATGAACGTATTGGAACTGCGCGGCTTAACGAAAAAATTTGGCGATTTTATTGCGGTTGACCATTTGTCTTTGCGCGTAGGGGAAGGGGAAATTTTCGGCTTGCTGGGCGCTAACGGTGCAGGCAAAAGCACGACCATCCATATGGTATGCTCGCTTCTCCAGCCGTCCAGCGGCGAAATTCAAATATTGGGCCGCGATATTAAGTCGCAAAGCCGGTTCGCCAAGCAAAGCCTTGGCATTGTGCCGCAGGATTTGGCGATATACGAAGATATGACCGCTTATGAGAACGTCAGTTTTTTTGCCGGACTGTACGGCCTTCGCGGCGCCAAGCTGCGAGAGAGAACGGAAGAAGCGCTTGATTTTGTCGGGCTGTCCGACAAGGCCAAAAACTACCCGAAAAACTTCTCCGGCGGGATGAAGCGGAGGCTGAACATCGCCTGTGCCATCGCGCATAAACCAAAACTGATCATTATGGATGAGCCAACCGTCGGCATTGATCCGCAGTCCCGCAATTATATTTTGTCATCGGTGAGGAAGCTGAACGAATCGGGCTGCACTATTATTTACACGAGCCACTACATGGAGGAAGTCGAAGAAATCTGCTCGCGCATCGCCATTATGGATCACGGCAAAGTTATTGCGGAAGGTACGAAAGAGCAGCTGAAAGCGATTATTACTGAAATGAAAGAAATTGTAATAGAGCTGAAAAATGCGCGCGGCAATGAAGCGGAGCGGCTTCATGGTCTGCCGGGTGTAACAAAGGCGCTTCAGGAAGAAAATGTAATCCACGCTTACAGCGATTTATCCGTCGACAATTTGAACCTGATTCTAAAAGCGCTGATGGGCGAAGGGGCGGAAATTCGAACGGTTGAGGAACGCGAACCGAATTTGGAAGCCGTATTTTTAACGTTAACCGGACGTAATCTTCGGGATTAATTTATCGCGGGAAAGGGGGAATTGGCGCATGATTTGGTTATTTGCTCTGAAGGAAATGAAGCATTATTTGCGCAACACCGGAACATTCATATTTATGCTTGCGTTTCCGCTTATATTTATGCTCGTGCTTGGCTTTGCTTTATCCGATGCGTTCGACAGCAATGTGAAGATGGACGGCATTAAAGTGCTGGTGAATGATGAGAGCAGCGGCGGGCTGGCATCCGCGTTTACATCTTTCGAGCATGAACTGGCGTCAACCGGCATCACATTCGAACCGCTGAAGGACGGAGACAACGGGCGCAAAGAAGTGGAAGATAACCATTATGCCGTTTATGTGGAGCTGTCCGACTCGGGCATTATGCAGTACAGCAGCAGCCGCCAGATGATGGAGGCCAATATTGTTCAGGGGATGCTGAACGCTTTTTCAGACAAATATAATGCGGCTGCCGCTGTAGCGAAGGAAGGCGGAGACCAGGAAGTACAGCTCTATTTGCAGAACACCGGCACCGGGTCGGATTATATTCAGGAGCAGTCGGTAGCGCCGGGCAGAAGTCCGGGAGCGATGGACTATTACGCCGTATCCATGGCGGTAATGATCGGGTTGTGGGGAGCGATCTCCGCCGTTAATCTTGTTCGCGCCGAGGTGACTCGAGGAACATCAACAAGGCTGATGGCTGCCCCGGTCCGGCGCAGCGAGATGGTGATCGGCAAAGTCATCGGCAGTATATTCGTCAACTTGCTTTGTTTATTGATTATTATCTTTTTCAGCAAATGGGTGTTTAACGCGTACTGGGGCGAACATTTGGTGTGGGTAATTGCCGTATTGCTCGCCGAAGCGGTTATGGCCACGCTGTTTGGTTTCGCCGCAAGCGAACTGGTAAAGGGGGCCGGAGCACGCGGGCTTGTAATGATCATTATCCAGCTGGCCACTTTGTTCGGAGGCGCTTATTTTCCGGTTCAAAATATCGGCATGCTTGGCACGGCAGCGTCGCTGTCGCCGATCCGCTGGGGCAGCAGCGCGCTGATGAATATCATTTACGACGGCAACACATCGGCGGCCTGGCCGGCAATTGGCTTATACGGCGGATTTTCGGTTTTATTTCTGGCGATGACGGTAATAACGATGCGCCGTAAGGAGGGGATATAA encodes the following:
- a CDS encoding ABC transporter permease produces the protein MIWLFALKEMKHYLRNTGTFIFMLAFPLIFMLVLGFALSDAFDSNVKMDGIKVLVNDESSGGLASAFTSFEHELASTGITFEPLKDGDNGRKEVEDNHYAVYVELSDSGIMQYSSSRQMMEANIVQGMLNAFSDKYNAAAAVAKEGGDQEVQLYLQNTGTGSDYIQEQSVAPGRSPGAMDYYAVSMAVMIGLWGAISAVNLVRAEVTRGTSTRLMAAPVRRSEMVIGKVIGSIFVNLLCLLIIIFFSKWVFNAYWGEHLVWVIAVLLAEAVMATLFGFAASELVKGAGARGLVMIIIQLATLFGGAYFPVQNIGMLGTAASLSPIRWGSSALMNIIYDGNTSAAWPAIGLYGGFSVLFLAMTVITMRRKEGI
- a CDS encoding ABC transporter ATP-binding protein encodes the protein MNVLELRGLTKKFGDFIAVDHLSLRVGEGEIFGLLGANGAGKSTTIHMVCSLLQPSSGEIQILGRDIKSQSRFAKQSLGIVPQDLAIYEDMTAYENVSFFAGLYGLRGAKLRERTEEALDFVGLSDKAKNYPKNFSGGMKRRLNIACAIAHKPKLIIMDEPTVGIDPQSRNYILSSVRKLNESGCTIIYTSHYMEEVEEICSRIAIMDHGKVIAEGTKEQLKAIITEMKEIVIELKNARGNEAERLHGLPGVTKALQEENVIHAYSDLSVDNLNLILKALMGEGAEIRTVEEREPNLEAVFLTLTGRNLRD